A DNA window from Haloferax volcanii DS2 contains the following coding sequences:
- a CDS encoding nucleoside deaminase yields MTTHFDDFDHERHMRESFELARKAAARGDEPFGSVLVRDDEVIMRDSNRIVTESDIRRHPELQLAYRACREYDADERAAMVMYTSTEPCPMCAGGMATAGFARVVYGVGGDEIGEFTGSNPGVRSAAVLDAVTEVVGPVLNDEARRVHREYEW; encoded by the coding sequence GTGACGACGCACTTCGACGACTTCGACCACGAGAGACACATGCGCGAGAGTTTCGAACTCGCCCGAAAGGCGGCCGCTCGCGGCGACGAACCGTTCGGGTCCGTACTCGTCCGCGACGACGAGGTCATCATGCGCGACTCGAACCGAATCGTGACGGAGTCCGATATCCGACGCCATCCCGAGTTACAACTCGCCTATCGGGCGTGTCGGGAGTACGACGCCGACGAGCGAGCGGCGATGGTGATGTACACCAGCACGGAGCCCTGTCCCATGTGCGCCGGCGGAATGGCGACCGCCGGGTTCGCGCGCGTCGTGTACGGTGTCGGCGGCGACGAAATCGGGGAGTTCACGGGTTCGAATCCCGGCGTTCGGTCGGCCGCAGTTCTCGACGCCGTCACCGAGGTCGTCGGCCCCGTGCTGAACGACGAGGCCCGGCGGGTTCACCGGGAGTACGAGTGGTAG
- the aceB gene encoding malate synthase AceB: MSSDRNYEREFVRTFFTSPTAVSGENSAKMLQSAAQLRGMQAPDTWIPDNEDATAPSMRAEGVQNLVEVVSEHGADFPGEIHPRVVWHRDDPSTRYEGFKQMLEITDPENGAVEHIDGFVIPEVGDLDDWKKADEFITIIEHEHGLDEGSLSMSVIIESGEAELAMSDLRAEKGKPSNNLERLFLLVDGQVDYTKDMRAMTPTGELPAWAELRHNTSRGASAAGCIAVDGPYDDIRDVEGYRERMVENRAMGMTGIWALTPGQVVTANEAPLPPKTGSWLLELDDDEIELDAEDGRQVYDGDELSLEQVGDDSYVLRVDGEEQELDAEELHEELLDLTTYVPSMDDIVDSMEEFEAAKEAGKGAIAMTQATTLVIDGVEVDIAKDRMWDEATYQAAMTPVALFQDVYEHRPDQHDALEEMYGEGIVERAMAVGTDD, encoded by the coding sequence ATGAGTAGCGACAGAAACTACGAACGAGAGTTCGTACGGACGTTCTTCACCTCGCCGACGGCGGTCAGCGGCGAGAACTCGGCGAAGATGTTGCAGAGCGCGGCCCAACTTCGGGGGATGCAGGCCCCCGACACATGGATTCCGGACAACGAGGACGCCACGGCACCGTCGATGCGGGCCGAGGGCGTCCAGAACCTCGTCGAGGTCGTCTCCGAACACGGAGCCGACTTCCCCGGCGAGATTCACCCCCGCGTCGTGTGGCACCGCGACGACCCCTCGACCCGCTACGAGGGCTTCAAGCAGATGCTCGAAATCACCGACCCCGAAAACGGTGCGGTCGAGCACATCGACGGGTTCGTCATCCCCGAGGTCGGTGACCTCGACGACTGGAAGAAGGCCGACGAGTTCATCACCATCATCGAGCACGAACACGGTCTCGACGAGGGAAGCCTCTCGATGTCGGTCATCATCGAGAGCGGCGAGGCCGAACTCGCGATGAGCGACCTCCGCGCGGAGAAGGGCAAGCCGTCCAACAACCTCGAACGGCTGTTCCTCCTCGTCGACGGGCAGGTCGACTACACGAAGGACATGCGTGCGATGACGCCGACCGGCGAGCTTCCGGCGTGGGCCGAACTGCGGCACAACACCTCCCGCGGGGCCAGCGCCGCCGGCTGTATCGCCGTGGACGGCCCCTACGACGACATCCGCGACGTGGAGGGCTACCGCGAACGCATGGTCGAGAACCGCGCCATGGGGATGACGGGTATCTGGGCGCTCACGCCCGGGCAGGTCGTCACCGCAAACGAGGCACCGCTGCCGCCGAAGACCGGCAGTTGGCTCCTCGAACTCGACGACGACGAAATCGAACTCGACGCCGAGGACGGTCGACAGGTGTACGACGGCGACGAACTCTCGCTCGAACAGGTCGGCGACGACAGCTACGTGCTCCGCGTCGACGGCGAAGAACAGGAACTCGACGCCGAGGAACTCCACGAGGAGCTGCTCGACCTCACCACCTACGTCCCGAGCATGGACGACATCGTCGACTCCATGGAGGAGTTCGAGGCGGCCAAGGAGGCCGGCAAGGGCGCGATTGCGATGACGCAGGCGACGACGCTCGTCATCGACGGCGTCGAAGTCGACATCGCCAAGGACCGCATGTGGGACGAGGCGACCTATCAGGCCGCGATGACGCCCGTCGCCCTGTTCCAAGACGTGTACGAGCACCGCCCGGACCAACACGACGCCCTCGAGGAGATGTACGGCGAGGGCATCGTCGAGCGCGCGATGGCCGTCGGGACGGACGACTAA
- a CDS encoding IclR family transcriptional regulator: MIENVTGRRLKTTQASLEILSLILEHDGLTLAELDTMVDSSKSSICSHLNTLLESRYLVKRDGVYRVSFRVALLGERARHRYPSDEVVERVVDELADATGQEANFTIFEHGRLLMCYGSSTDEGRDANGIRYRSEYHLHNTAAGKAILSELDRDEVASIVDHWGLPRESEGTITNADRLFDALDEIATQEYAVVDEEFAPNLIAVGAPVHDGDGRIVGGLSVGGPKYQVDMTRLEREFADELLNAVESLEAALS; encoded by the coding sequence ATGATTGAGAACGTGACCGGGCGACGGCTCAAGACGACCCAGGCCTCGCTGGAGATTCTCAGCCTCATTCTGGAACACGACGGTCTCACACTCGCTGAACTGGACACGATGGTCGACAGTTCGAAAAGCTCCATTTGTAGTCACCTCAACACGCTCCTGGAGAGTCGGTATCTGGTCAAGCGCGACGGCGTCTACCGCGTCAGTTTCAGGGTGGCGCTGTTGGGCGAGCGCGCCCGACATCGGTATCCGAGCGACGAGGTCGTCGAGCGGGTCGTCGACGAACTGGCCGACGCGACCGGCCAAGAGGCGAACTTCACTATCTTCGAACACGGTCGGCTGCTCATGTGTTACGGCTCGTCGACCGACGAGGGACGGGACGCGAACGGCATCCGCTACCGGTCGGAGTACCATCTGCACAACACGGCCGCGGGGAAAGCCATCCTCTCGGAACTGGACCGCGACGAGGTGGCGTCGATAGTCGACCACTGGGGGCTGCCGCGGGAGTCGGAGGGTACGATTACGAACGCCGACCGGCTGTTCGACGCGTTGGACGAAATCGCGACTCAGGAGTACGCCGTCGTCGACGAGGAGTTCGCGCCGAATCTCATCGCCGTCGGCGCGCCGGTCCACGACGGCGACGGGCGTATCGTCGGCGGCCTCAGCGTCGGCGGCCCGAAGTATCAGGTGGATATGACGCGACTCGAACGCGAATTCGCCGACGAACTGCTGAACGCCGTCGAGTCGCTGGAAGCGGCGCTCTCGTAG
- a CDS encoding GAF domain-containing protein, producing MARAIPTASKTEVDQLLASLQRLTGIGVWSYDVSRDELWWSDEAKRIHGFDAAATPTVSDVVEQYAEGDQDGVLVRLGDAIEHGEPFAIDVRYASERTTERSIRLSCDPLVEDGQTVTLYGVVRDVTDTKRQEQRIEILRRTSQELRNASSKAEVAEILADAAKNVLGLVNTTVRLVDENRNMLQTIEATEECLERAGDRPNYSVSEDTPAARTYRTGEPVIHANHEHTEDDHSRGALQSGLYVPIGSHGVLSAGDVVVDAFEEHDLEAAGLLGQLGAEAITRIGWVKRSRAI from the coding sequence GTGGCGCGCGCCATCCCGACGGCGTCCAAGACGGAGGTCGACCAACTGCTCGCGAGCCTCCAGCGACTGACCGGTATCGGCGTGTGGTCCTACGACGTGTCGCGCGACGAACTGTGGTGGAGCGACGAGGCAAAGCGAATACACGGGTTCGACGCGGCGGCGACGCCGACCGTCTCGGACGTCGTCGAGCAGTACGCCGAAGGCGACCAAGACGGCGTGTTGGTTCGCCTCGGCGACGCTATCGAACACGGCGAGCCCTTTGCTATCGACGTGCGGTACGCGAGCGAGCGAACGACCGAGCGGTCGATACGGCTTTCGTGCGACCCGCTGGTAGAGGACGGTCAGACGGTCACGCTCTACGGTGTCGTGCGGGACGTGACGGACACGAAGCGTCAGGAACAGCGCATCGAGATTCTTCGCCGGACGAGCCAGGAGTTACGGAACGCGAGTTCGAAGGCGGAGGTGGCGGAGATACTGGCCGACGCGGCGAAGAACGTCCTCGGCCTCGTCAACACGACCGTCCGGTTGGTCGACGAGAACCGGAACATGCTCCAAACCATCGAAGCGACCGAGGAGTGTCTGGAACGCGCCGGCGACCGGCCGAACTACTCGGTCAGCGAGGACACGCCGGCCGCGCGGACGTACCGGACGGGCGAGCCGGTCATCCACGCGAACCACGAGCACACCGAAGACGACCACAGTCGGGGCGCGCTCCAATCGGGGCTGTACGTTCCCATCGGGAGCCACGGCGTGCTCAGCGCCGGCGACGTGGTCGTCGACGCGTTCGAGGAACACGACCTCGAAGCCGCGGGCCTCCTCGGACAACTCGGCGCGGAGGCAATCACGCGAATCGGCTGGGTGAAACGGTCGCGGGCGATTTGA
- a CDS encoding FAD-binding and (Fe-S)-binding domain-containing protein, with protein sequence MMAVEDVLDSPRGGETSATTLDVDRPDATAYTALATELRDRVDGDVKFDEYAQVLYATDGSIYQARPAGVVLPRDADDVRATVETGANHGVPVLPRGTGSSLGGQTVGRGCVVIDFTKYMDDIVDIDPQARRATVQPGCVQDHLDAALADHGLKFAPDPASSNRSTVGGGIGNNSTGAHSVRYGITGAYTEELEVILADGSLIHTREVVLDSDEYDSILAQDDLEANIYRTVRALVENHESEIENKYPSLKRSVSGYNLQKVIYENDDGEAVINLSKLFVGAEGTLGVIVEATVSLVTKPDETALALYCFDDLVDAMEAVPEALEFPVSAVELMDDEVFRLARESEGYAEYAEPIPEGAKAALMLEWDDELVDDFEAAVADTNAHFVDSGAAFDVLEAYSEESQGRLWKLRKAAIPLLMSLEGDPKPYPFIEDATVPPEELAEYVQKFEDVLENHGTSAAYFAHAGSGTLHIRPILNLKENEGIEKMHSITDDVTDLVVEHHGAFSGEHGDGMARTEFNPKMYGPELWGAFKELKTAFDPDWLFNPGNVVYRDGPSDPGPDSDRGVGADMRENLRYGPDYQSVEPQTDLDFDDEGGFSHLVELCNGCGTCRQTDSNTMCPTYRASKEEVQTTRGRANMLRAAISGELPEDELYSERFQTEVLDLCVGCKGCQSDCPTGVDMAKLKSEVKHQYHQKEGTSLRSRVFANVDTLSKLGSKLAPLSNVAAELPGSRLLLEKVLGIASERDLPSFSSESLEEWFEARGGSSVPPAEARGKVLLFPDTYTNYNYPEPGKAAVEVLEAANVHVRIPSDLESSGRAAFSMGMLDTARDRARHNVGRLRPYVDDGWSVVFVEPSDAVMFQDEYLDLLDGTAVELVSGSAYGVMEYLDAARADDHLDFDASAETLTYHGHCNQKATNKDHHAVGVLRRSGYAVDPLDSSCCGMAGSFGYEEEHYELSKGIGEILFGQVDDSPGDVVTAPGASCRSQLGDRPGESRPPHPIEKMAEALD encoded by the coding sequence ATGATGGCAGTTGAAGACGTGCTCGACTCCCCACGGGGAGGAGAGACATCGGCGACGACGCTCGACGTGGACCGTCCGGACGCGACGGCCTACACCGCACTGGCGACGGAGTTACGGGACCGCGTCGACGGCGACGTGAAGTTCGACGAGTACGCGCAGGTGCTGTACGCGACCGACGGCAGCATCTATCAGGCGCGACCCGCGGGGGTCGTCCTGCCGAGGGACGCCGACGACGTTCGCGCCACCGTGGAGACCGGGGCAAACCACGGCGTCCCCGTTCTGCCACGCGGAACGGGCTCCTCGCTGGGCGGCCAAACCGTCGGACGTGGCTGCGTCGTCATCGATTTCACGAAGTACATGGACGATATCGTCGATATCGACCCGCAGGCGAGGCGTGCCACCGTCCAGCCGGGGTGCGTTCAGGACCACCTCGACGCCGCGCTCGCGGACCACGGCCTCAAGTTCGCGCCGGACCCCGCCTCCTCGAATCGCTCGACCGTGGGCGGCGGCATCGGCAACAACTCCACGGGCGCGCACTCGGTCCGCTACGGCATCACCGGCGCCTACACCGAGGAGTTGGAAGTGATTCTGGCCGACGGCTCGCTGATTCACACCCGCGAGGTCGTCCTCGACAGCGACGAGTACGACTCGATTCTCGCCCAAGACGACCTGGAGGCGAACATCTACCGGACGGTCCGGGCGCTCGTCGAGAACCACGAGTCGGAAATAGAGAACAAGTATCCGAGCCTCAAGCGCTCGGTGTCGGGGTATAACCTCCAGAAAGTCATCTACGAGAACGACGACGGCGAGGCGGTCATCAACCTCTCGAAGCTGTTCGTCGGCGCGGAGGGCACCCTCGGCGTCATCGTCGAGGCGACCGTCTCGCTCGTCACCAAGCCGGACGAGACGGCGCTCGCGCTGTACTGCTTCGACGACCTCGTGGACGCGATGGAGGCCGTCCCGGAGGCGCTCGAATTCCCCGTCAGCGCCGTCGAACTCATGGACGACGAGGTGTTCCGCCTCGCCCGCGAGTCGGAGGGCTACGCCGAGTACGCCGAACCCATCCCCGAGGGCGCGAAGGCGGCGCTGATGCTGGAGTGGGACGACGAACTCGTCGACGACTTCGAGGCCGCGGTCGCGGACACGAACGCCCACTTCGTCGACTCCGGCGCGGCGTTCGACGTGCTCGAAGCCTACTCCGAGGAGAGCCAAGGCCGACTGTGGAAGCTCCGCAAGGCGGCGATTCCGCTGTTGATGAGCCTCGAAGGCGACCCGAAGCCGTACCCGTTCATCGAGGACGCGACCGTCCCGCCCGAAGAACTCGCGGAGTACGTCCAGAAGTTCGAGGACGTCCTTGAGAACCACGGCACGTCGGCCGCGTACTTCGCCCACGCCGGGTCGGGGACGCTCCACATCCGCCCGATTCTGAACCTCAAGGAGAACGAGGGCATCGAGAAGATGCACTCCATCACCGACGACGTGACCGACCTCGTCGTCGAACACCACGGGGCCTTCTCGGGCGAGCACGGCGACGGGATGGCCCGGACCGAGTTCAACCCGAAGATGTACGGACCCGAACTCTGGGGCGCGTTCAAGGAACTGAAGACGGCGTTCGACCCCGACTGGCTGTTCAACCCCGGAAACGTCGTCTACCGCGACGGACCCTCGGACCCCGGCCCGGACAGCGACCGGGGCGTCGGCGCGGACATGCGCGAGAACCTCCGCTACGGTCCCGACTACCAGTCCGTCGAGCCCCAGACCGACCTCGACTTCGACGACGAGGGCGGCTTCTCGCACCTCGTCGAACTCTGTAACGGCTGTGGCACTTGCCGGCAGACCGACTCGAACACCATGTGCCCGACCTACCGCGCCTCGAAAGAGGAGGTCCAGACCACTCGCGGGCGCGCGAACATGCTCCGGGCCGCCATCTCGGGCGAACTCCCCGAGGACGAACTGTACTCCGAGCGCTTCCAGACCGAGGTGCTGGACCTCTGTGTCGGCTGTAAGGGCTGTCAGAGCGACTGCCCGACCGGCGTCGACATGGCGAAGCTGAAATCCGAGGTGAAACACCAGTACCACCAGAAAGAGGGCACCAGCCTCCGCTCGCGGGTGTTCGCCAACGTCGACACGCTGTCGAAACTCGGGAGCAAACTCGCCCCGCTTTCGAACGTCGCCGCGGAGCTTCCGGGGAGCCGTCTCCTGCTGGAGAAGGTCCTCGGCATCGCCAGCGAGCGCGACCTGCCGAGTTTCAGCAGCGAGTCGCTGGAGGAGTGGTTCGAGGCCCGCGGCGGGTCGTCGGTGCCGCCCGCCGAGGCCCGCGGGAAGGTGCTTCTGTTCCCCGACACCTACACCAACTACAACTACCCCGAACCCGGCAAGGCCGCGGTCGAGGTCCTCGAAGCCGCGAACGTCCACGTTCGGATTCCGAGCGACCTCGAATCGAGCGGTCGCGCCGCGTTCTCGATGGGGATGCTCGATACGGCCCGCGACCGAGCGCGACACAACGTCGGGCGACTTCGCCCCTACGTCGACGACGGCTGGTCGGTCGTCTTCGTCGAGCCCTCCGACGCGGTGATGTTCCAAGACGAGTATCTCGACCTCCTCGACGGGACGGCCGTCGAACTCGTCTCGGGGTCGGCCTACGGCGTCATGGAGTACCTCGACGCCGCGCGCGCCGACGACCACCTCGACTTCGACGCCTCCGCCGAGACGCTGACGTACCACGGCCACTGCAACCAGAAGGCGACGAACAAGGACCACCACGCCGTGGGCGTCCTGCGACGCTCCGGCTACGCCGTCGACCCGCTCGACTCCAGTTGCTGCGGGATGGCCGGGTCGTTCGGCTACGAGGAAGAGCACTACGAACTCTCGAAGGGCATCGGCGAAATCCTGTTCGGACAGGTCGACGACAGCCCCGGCGACGTCGTCACGGCACCCGGCGCGTCGTGTCGCTCCCAACTCGGCGACAGACCCGGCGAGTCCCGCCCGCCCCACCCCATCGAGAAGATGGCCGAAGCCCTCGACTGA
- a CDS encoding YqaA family protein, translated as MLDVLETVELSTAFFASLGAPGLLLVAFLEFFLLPVPPDLVLVPLSATNPEFALPYAVVATVGSVSAGLVGFLMGKKGGRRALDSRFAGERIHKVERYFERSGFVTVAFGAFAPIPEGYELLSIGSGVFDLDLRTYLAASVLGRGSRYTIEALLAVYLGEAARSLTEVDVYSIIGVATAVVLVAYVVRNRWFSDRSAEPVQ; from the coding sequence ATGCTAGACGTACTGGAGACCGTCGAACTCTCGACCGCGTTTTTCGCCTCGCTCGGCGCGCCGGGGCTGTTGCTCGTGGCGTTTCTCGAATTCTTCTTGCTACCCGTCCCGCCGGACTTGGTGCTGGTCCCGCTGTCGGCGACGAACCCCGAGTTCGCGCTCCCGTACGCAGTCGTCGCGACCGTCGGGTCGGTGTCGGCGGGGCTGGTCGGCTTCCTCATGGGCAAGAAAGGCGGCCGGCGCGCGCTGGACTCGCGGTTCGCGGGCGAGCGGATTCACAAGGTCGAGCGATACTTCGAGCGCTCCGGGTTCGTGACGGTCGCGTTCGGGGCGTTCGCGCCGATTCCCGAGGGGTACGAACTGCTCTCTATCGGGTCCGGCGTGTTCGACCTCGACCTCCGGACGTATCTGGCGGCGTCAGTGCTCGGGCGCGGCAGTCGGTACACCATCGAAGCGCTGCTCGCGGTCTATCTCGGCGAGGCCGCCCGGTCGCTCACCGAGGTCGACGTGTACTCGATTATCGGCGTCGCCACCGCGGTCGTCCTCGTCGCGTACGTCGTCCGCAATCGGTGGTTCTCGGACCGCTCGGCCGAGCCGGTGCAGTAA
- a CDS encoding multicopper oxidase family protein, with product MSAASPTLEKFVQPLPIPSVREPDGQRDGADAYEIAVTEFTQQLHPDLPETTVWGFDGSYPGPTIEADAGSPVHVRFDNSGLPSEHLFPVDDRLGGTTAENHPGYDGPVPEVRTVTHFHGLELDPANDGQSDMWTSPGGVEGPRFDSAWQELPMEQGRTTSTYHDHTLGITRLNAYAGLLGLYSITTDAERELGLPSGDYDIPLLLQDKEFNDDGSLHYPEEFVSAFLGDTAVVNGAVWPYVEVEPRRYRFRILNGANHRSFDLQLESESGSGVPTMYQFAPGHGFLESVVPIGPNGDLDSLLLTPFERGELVVDFSDHAGETLTLANGADMGPELTDLVEFRVSDPSTPPEDASADPTSLSLPTPASYDESDARVTREMTLGTEVRNGLITHTLNGHVFGDEDAPVYPQLGATEIWELQNESGGRHPIHLHLVTFRVIGRGPDGTQPPDPNELGPKDTVRVDPGERVRILVTFEGYTGQFPWHCHMLEHEDNKMMIPFVVENPVADYANEENVVDATGLTDAVGDWRNETLETEVLLEVIDQWRSGDEVA from the coding sequence GTGTCGGCGGCGTCACCGACGTTGGAGAAGTTCGTCCAACCGCTTCCGATTCCGTCGGTCCGAGAGCCCGACGGACAGCGAGACGGCGCGGACGCGTACGAGATAGCGGTCACCGAGTTCACCCAACAGCTTCACCCGGACCTGCCGGAGACGACGGTCTGGGGGTTCGACGGGTCGTATCCCGGCCCGACCATCGAGGCGGACGCCGGGAGCCCGGTCCACGTTCGCTTCGACAACAGCGGCCTCCCGAGCGAACACCTCTTTCCCGTCGACGACCGACTCGGCGGCACGACCGCGGAGAACCACCCCGGCTACGACGGTCCCGTGCCGGAGGTTCGGACCGTCACGCACTTCCACGGCCTTGAACTCGACCCCGCGAACGACGGGCAGTCCGATATGTGGACCTCGCCGGGCGGGGTCGAGGGACCGCGGTTCGACTCGGCGTGGCAGGAGCTTCCGATGGAACAGGGGCGAACGACGTCGACGTACCACGACCACACGCTGGGCATCACGCGACTCAACGCCTACGCCGGGCTTCTCGGTCTCTACTCGATTACGACCGACGCGGAGCGCGAACTCGGCCTGCCGTCGGGCGACTACGACATCCCGCTGTTGCTGCAAGACAAGGAGTTCAACGACGACGGCTCGCTGCACTACCCCGAGGAGTTCGTCTCGGCGTTCCTCGGCGATACCGCCGTCGTCAACGGGGCCGTGTGGCCGTACGTCGAGGTCGAACCGCGGCGGTACCGGTTCCGCATCCTGAACGGCGCGAATCACCGCTCGTTCGACCTGCAACTGGAGAGCGAAAGCGGGTCGGGCGTCCCGACGATGTACCAGTTCGCCCCCGGTCACGGCTTCCTCGAATCGGTCGTCCCCATCGGCCCGAACGGCGACCTCGACTCCCTGCTGCTCACGCCGTTCGAGCGCGGCGAACTCGTCGTCGACTTCTCCGACCACGCGGGCGAGACGCTCACGCTCGCCAACGGGGCCGACATGGGTCCCGAACTGACCGACCTCGTCGAGTTCCGCGTCTCGGACCCGTCGACGCCGCCGGAGGACGCGAGCGCCGACCCGACGAGTCTGTCGCTTCCGACGCCGGCCTCGTACGACGAGAGCGACGCGCGGGTGACCCGCGAGATGACGCTCGGGACCGAGGTTCGAAACGGCCTCATCACGCACACGCTGAACGGCCACGTCTTCGGCGACGAGGACGCGCCGGTCTACCCGCAACTCGGAGCGACCGAGATATGGGAACTGCAAAACGAGTCGGGCGGGCGACACCCGATTCACCTGCATCTGGTCACGTTCAGAGTCATCGGCCGCGGACCCGACGGGACGCAACCGCCGGACCCCAACGAACTTGGGCCGAAAGACACCGTCCGCGTCGACCCCGGCGAACGCGTGCGGATACTCGTGACGTTCGAGGGCTACACCGGACAGTTCCCGTGGCACTGCCACATGCTCGAACACGAGGACAACAAGATGATGATTCCGTTCGTCGTCGAGAACCCCGTCGCGGACTACGCGAACGAGGAGAACGTCGTCGACGCGACGGGGCTGACCGACGCGGTCGGTGACTGGCGCAACGAAACCCTCGAAACCGAGGTGCTGCTCGAAGTCATCGACCAGTGGCGAAGCGGCGACGAAGTCGCCTGA
- a CDS encoding PGF-CTERM sorting domain-containing protein, with product MAALLVVGSLGLGAAIAPVAADAHGGTLTRTVDESSLAPGESTTVTVAINASERGNFTVVEELSPGFASVEIVDADGADFSGVRDGNDELFATYGDRENVTLVYEVTAADNATATTHDLTGYGDFGLEDIRASTTGDEEISVSSDAGASVVRSVDEATLEPGESTTVRVEVNRDRAANFTLVEAFTPAFDSVAIVDADGADFSGVRDANDELFATYGDRETVSLVYEVTAADDGDAGTAYQFDGFADVNGSEAATGGTDELDVQSGSDDDDNWDLTRSVDDETLDPGESAVVSVEITGDEATNFTVVEEFNPGFASVEIVDADGADFSGVRDANDELFATYGDRENVTLQYRVTAGEDVDEDASYRLNGFTQFDADGKEMSVDGVETLAVGSDDDAGGGGGGGGGGSDDDDDDRDDDDNDESDDDDTDDGNSDTPESTDSPDDGDDDDTGDDSDDSNDGDDDSGDSDDSNDGDDDDTGDDSDDSNDGDDAGDGSDGSDGDSGGTPETTTDDNTPATTTTDTPVPGFGVSVALAALVIGSVLLARRRAT from the coding sequence ATGGCGGCCCTTCTGGTGGTCGGGTCGCTCGGGCTGGGGGCGGCTATCGCGCCGGTCGCCGCGGACGCCCACGGCGGGACGCTCACTCGGACGGTCGACGAGTCGTCGCTCGCGCCCGGCGAGTCGACGACGGTCACGGTGGCGATAAACGCCTCCGAACGGGGGAACTTCACGGTGGTCGAAGAGCTGAGTCCGGGCTTCGCGTCGGTCGAAATCGTCGACGCCGACGGCGCGGACTTCTCCGGGGTGCGCGACGGCAACGACGAGCTGTTCGCGACCTACGGCGACCGCGAGAACGTCACCCTCGTCTACGAGGTGACCGCGGCCGATAACGCGACCGCGACGACCCACGACCTCACCGGCTACGGCGACTTCGGGCTCGAAGATATTCGTGCCTCGACGACCGGCGACGAGGAGATTAGCGTCTCGTCCGACGCCGGCGCGAGCGTGGTCCGGTCGGTCGACGAGGCGACGCTCGAACCGGGCGAATCGACGACCGTCCGCGTCGAGGTCAACCGCGACCGGGCGGCGAACTTCACGCTGGTCGAGGCGTTCACCCCCGCGTTCGACTCGGTGGCAATCGTCGACGCCGACGGCGCGGACTTCTCCGGCGTCCGTGACGCCAACGACGAACTGTTCGCGACCTACGGCGACCGCGAGACGGTCTCGCTCGTCTACGAGGTGACAGCGGCCGACGACGGGGACGCCGGAACGGCCTATCAGTTCGACGGCTTCGCCGACGTCAACGGCTCCGAGGCGGCGACCGGTGGAACGGACGAGCTCGACGTCCAAAGCGGGTCCGACGACGACGACAACTGGGACCTCACCCGGTCGGTCGACGACGAGACGCTCGACCCCGGCGAATCGGCCGTCGTCTCGGTCGAAATCACCGGCGACGAGGCGACGAACTTCACCGTCGTCGAGGAGTTCAACCCCGGCTTCGCGTCGGTCGAAATCGTCGACGCCGACGGCGCGGACTTCTCCGGGGTGCGCGACGCCAACGACGAACTGTTCGCCACTTACGGCGACCGCGAGAACGTCACGCTCCAGTATCGCGTGACCGCCGGCGAGGACGTGGACGAAGACGCCTCGTACCGGCTCAACGGGTTCACCCAGTTCGACGCCGACGGCAAGGAGATGAGCGTCGACGGCGTCGAGACGCTCGCGGTCGGTTCCGACGACGACGCCGGTGGCGGCGGTGGTGGTGGTGGCGGCGGCAGTGACGATGACGACGACGATAGAGATGACGACGATAACGACGAGAGTGATGATGACGATACGGACGACGGGAACTCCGACACGCCCGAGTCCACGGACTCCCCGGACGACGGCGACGATGACGACACTGGTGACGACAGCGACGACTCGAACGACGGCGATGACGACTCGGGCGACAGCGACGACTCGAACGACGGCGACGATGACGACACTGGTGACGACAGCGACGACTCGAACGACGGTGACGACGCAGGCGACGGTTCCGACGGGTCGGACGGCGACTCGGGAGGGACTCCGGAGACGACGACCGACGATAACACGCCCGCGACGACCACCACCGACACGCCCGTCCCCGGGTTCGGCGTCTCGGTCGCGCTCGCCGCGCTGGTAATCGGCTCGGTCCTCCTCGCGCGCCGGCGAGCGACCTAG